CGGGGTGGGCGGCGGCTAGCTGGACCGGGCCGGACAGCGTGGCGGTGTCGCCTTGGTTTTATTCGCTGGGCTTTGTGTATGAGGGCATCTTGCCGGGTCGGCCGGAAGACGCGCTGGCCATCGGCTGTGGCGTCGCCTACATGAATGACCAGCTGGCGGGTCAAAACCACGAGACCAATATCGAGCTGACTTACATGTTTCAAGTCACTCCGTGGCTCACCGTCCAGCCGGACCTGCAAATTATCCTCGATCCACTGGGTTATAACAACATCGACGACGCCCTGGTCCTCGGCTTCCAGTGCGGGGTGACTTTCTAGTCGGTCATTTGGCGCAATGCGTATCGCTTCAAGGTGGCGGCCGATATCCTTATCGGCCAGAGGCGAGTTCGGATAGAATGGATAGGTCCGCGCCAAGCCATATCCGCCAATTAAGCCTATTCGCACATGATGAGTTATGAGCCCCCATTCTGGCCGATAAGGATATCGGCCGACACCTGAGTGGTGCTCGCTGGGTCAGCGCTGGGCCAGAGACTCGCGGCGCAGGGTGGCCAGCTCTTCATCGTGCGGGTAGAATTTCAGGCCGCTCTCGGCAATGTGCTCTGCGGTCTCGAATTCGTTGGCATCATAAAGGGTGGTCGCGGTGATCTTGTAAGCTTCATTGGGCAAGCGGTTTTCCTGCATGTATTTCACAAGATCGAGGCGGTCGTCCTGGCGCTTTTCGATGAGCGTGATCAGCAATTGGTTCAGCCACTTGTATTGTTTGCTGGATTCTTCCGGGACTTCGCTGAGCCACTGCTGGAACATCTGGTTGGCCTCCGTGTAGCGCTGGGCCTGAATGCGGGATTGGATCGCGACCAGCGCGAGGTTTTGCGCTTTGTCGGGTTGTAGCGCGCTAATGCTGGCCACGAGCGCGTCGTTTTGCGCGACGTCTTGAAAACGGTAAAACAGACGCAGCCCGAGCTCGAGCGCGGCGGCGTTGCGGGCATAGTTGTCGAGGTATTCGGTGATGCGCTGGTCGCGGCGATCGTTGAGGCCAGCGTATTCGAGCTCGATAATCATCTGGCCTTGGAGCGGGTAGGGGTTAGTCGGCCACTTCATAATGGCGTCGTAGTGCTTATCGAGTGAGGCGAGGTCATCGGTTTGCAGCGCAATCATCGCCTCCAGATAGCGATACTGCGGAGAGTGCTTGCGGGCCAGCGGCTGTGTCTCCATTTGGGCAAGGGCGTCATCGATAAAGCCGAGCTTGATTTTGGACAAAATTTCGAGGTCCTCATAGCGGGGTTCATTTGGATCGATGGCGCGCATCTCCTCGGCGTACTCCAGCAGCTTCTCAAAGTCGCGACTCTTCTTCAGCGCATTAAGTTCCAGGTCGGCGAGCTTCTTCCACATGTCGGCATCGTCACGGACTTGTGGGAAGGCACGCAGCTTGCGGGAGACGGAGCTGATCGACTCGTAGTCCTCACGCATGGCCAGCAGCACGAGCAAAAACTGCGTATATTGGGGGTTCTCCGGCGGCCCGTAGTTCAGGCCGATGTCGAGGATGTTGGTCGCGGCTTCGGATTGGCCGATGGCCTGGTAAATCTGCGCGAGCATGAAGCGGGCATCGTGGTCGTCGGGCTTGCGCATGAGCCCCGAGCGCAGCATGTGCAGGGCGTTGCGGTAATCGCCTTCTTCCATGAGCGCCTTGCCGTGGGTGAGGTTGGTGTTGCCTGCTTTTTCACTGAGCCCGGACCAATTCCACGGGAAGGCGATGTCGGTCAGGGTAATTTCGTTATACGGGCGCTGACTGCGAATCGTGTAGGCGGCGGCGACTCCCCCAATGTAACCCAAAACCGCGAGCACGCCGATCAACGCCAACAGGCGCATCGGGTCGACATTGACCGTGGCTGAGCCCCAGCCCTTGCCCTTGGATTTGGTGATGCGCAGGAGGCCAAACAGGATCGTGCCGCCCGACTTTTTCAGGTGTCGCTTAAATCGCAGTTTCATTGGTGGCTTCCTGGGTAATGCGGACGTGTACGTCCATTTCGCGTTCGCGTGCGCCGCGATAGGCACCGCTCACCGGGCGGATGTCGGCGTAGTCGCGGCCGACGGCCATGCTCACGTAGCGCTCGTCGGCGGGGCGACGGTGCGTGGGATCGAGCCCAAACCAACCCTGCTGTGGCAGGAAAACTTCCACCCACGCGTGCGAGGCCTCGCTGCCGCCAATGGCTTCGTCGTATTCCTCGTTAAAGAAATAACCGCTCACGTAGCGGGCCGGCATTTTCATGCTTCGGCACAGGCCGAGCAAGATGTGGGCAAAGTCCTGGCAAACGCCGCGACGGTCGGCCAGCGTTTCGTTCACCGTGGTGTGCGCGGTGGTGACGCCGGGCGCGTATTCAAACTCGTCATGAACCCAGTCGCTGAGCGCCATGGCGTCGGCCCAGACGTCGGTTAGGCCACCAGGCAGGCAATCCACCGCACAGCGCCACAACTCGGGCGTGAGCGCGACGAACTGGGTGTCCATCAGGAAGTCGTGGTGCTCAAACTCGATCATCGGCGCTTGCAGGCCGGTCGGGTCCTCGGGCTGGGGAAGCGGGCGCGGAGAGGTTTCCACCGTGGAATGCGTCTCGATGGAGAGCTCGGTGTGCGGCCTGGAAAGCTCCAACACATGGACGCAGTTTTTATACAGGTCCAGGTAGCTGTGCTGAGCGGTCGGCGGATTGCTGGTCAGCCGAAAAGAAAGCCGCCGCTGCCAGTCGAGATGGATCGGCTGCAGGCGCACTTCGTTAAAGCTATCCTGCGCGGGGCGGGCATAGCGATAAGTCGTCCGATGGTGGATGTTCAACAGCATTGCGGGCTTCTGAGGCCGCTAAGCGAATGCCTCAAGCTCACAATGGCAAGCCAAAGCTGTTCTCAGTTGGCGTGCCTCAGGCGCGCTCAATCGCGGCTATCTCGCGCTGAATGTGGTCCAGGTAGAGCTCGCTCACGTAAATTGCAGCGCGGTCAACCTCGGGCGCTTTGTTTAAGCGGCTCAGGTAGGAAGACTCCTGGTCGGCGCGGATTTTTAATACGTCCAGCACGACCCGGGAGACGGCATCTTCGTCATTGGCGGGTGGCTCGTATTTCTGCATCAAAGCGGCGGCTTTGCTGCGGTAATAATCCGCTTCGATTTGGCACTGGTTGACGTATTCGTCGCCCGATGCCGTCAAGCCGGTTTGGTCACCCGCCGAAGCCGATGACATTGACAACATAATGGACAGCGCAGTGGAACGAATCATGCGCTCTTTAGACCTCCGGCAGTCCGCGAGGTTCCCGCGGTTTACTGCTGCTGTTGTTGTTGTTGCTGGATTTCCTCGGCCAGGTCGATGGGCTTTTGGAACATATAGGTCTGGTAGGTGGCTTGGCTGATCTCGTTGAGGCGCTGCTGGCACTGGTCGAGCCACTCGTGCATGCCGAAGCTGATCACGTCCTGCACGTTGGAGTAAATGAGGTCGCTCATCAGCTTGCCGCAGAGTTTTTCCGGCTCGTTCGAGTAGCTGCCCCACGGGCAACCGGAAATGTTGTGCAGACGGGCGTTGATCTGCGTGACGCAGTAGCGGATCGAGCGCGGGAAGGTGTCCGAGAAGATCAAGAACTCGGCGATGTTGGCCGGATCGATGCTGGCCAGGTATTGTGCGTGGTAGGCGTCGTAGGCCGACGCGGCGCGGAGCAGGGCGACCCACTGGGCGGTATCCACGGCACCACCGACATCATTTGGGCTGGGCAGCAGGATGTGGTATTTGATGTCGAGCATACGGGTGGTCTTATCCGCGCGCTCGATGAAGCGGCCAAACTGCATGAAGTCGTAGCATTCGTCACGCGGTAGCGTGGCGGCGACGAGCCCCTGAAACCGCAGGGAGTGATCCTTGATGTGATCGTAGAATTCGTAGGCACCGGAGTGCTCCCAGATGTGTTTGGCGTCGTTGGACTTCAGGAAAAGATACAGGTTGTTCAGCGTTTCCCAGAGCTCGCTGGAGATCTGGTCGCGGATCATGCGGGCATTCTCACGCGCCGCGGAAATGCAGCCGATGACGGAGTTGGGATTCTCGCTGTTGAACGTCAGGAAGTCGGTGACGGTCTGGCTGTTGGCCTCATCATAGAGTTCGTAGAAGCGCTCTTCGTCGCCAGTGGACCGGATAACCGGGTCCCAGTGTTCCTTGAGCTTGTCGTTGTCGAGGTCTTTAAAGTCGAGCAGCAACTGCAGGTTGACTTCGACGAGGCGTGCGAGGTTGTCAGCGCGCTCGGTGTAGCGAGCGAGCCAGTAGAGTGAATCTGCGACGCGGGAAAGCATGTGTAGGTAGGTTCGAAAGTTTGGATGTTTGCAGGTTTGAAGGTTGGTGTTCGTGGTCAAAAAATACTTTGGAACCTTCGAACTTCCGAA
This is a stretch of genomic DNA from Cerasicoccus sp. TK19100. It encodes these proteins:
- a CDS encoding transglutaminase family protein — translated: MLLNIHHRTTYRYARPAQDSFNEVRLQPIHLDWQRRLSFRLTSNPPTAQHSYLDLYKNCVHVLELSRPHTELSIETHSTVETSPRPLPQPEDPTGLQAPMIEFEHHDFLMDTQFVALTPELWRCAVDCLPGGLTDVWADAMALSDWVHDEFEYAPGVTTAHTTVNETLADRRGVCQDFAHILLGLCRSMKMPARYVSGYFFNEEYDEAIGGSEASHAWVEVFLPQQGWFGLDPTHRRPADERYVSMAVGRDYADIRPVSGAYRGAREREMDVHVRITQEATNETAI
- a CDS encoding alpha-E domain-containing protein — encoded protein: MLSRVADSLYWLARYTERADNLARLVEVNLQLLLDFKDLDNDKLKEHWDPVIRSTGDEERFYELYDEANSQTVTDFLTFNSENPNSVIGCISAARENARMIRDQISSELWETLNNLYLFLKSNDAKHIWEHSGAYEFYDHIKDHSLRFQGLVAATLPRDECYDFMQFGRFIERADKTTRMLDIKYHILLPSPNDVGGAVDTAQWVALLRAASAYDAYHAQYLASIDPANIAEFLIFSDTFPRSIRYCVTQINARLHNISGCPWGSYSNEPEKLCGKLMSDLIYSNVQDVISFGMHEWLDQCQQRLNEISQATYQTYMFQKPIDLAEEIQQQQQQQQ
- a CDS encoding tetratricopeptide repeat protein; translated protein: MKLRFKRHLKKSGGTILFGLLRITKSKGKGWGSATVNVDPMRLLALIGVLAVLGYIGGVAAAYTIRSQRPYNEITLTDIAFPWNWSGLSEKAGNTNLTHGKALMEEGDYRNALHMLRSGLMRKPDDHDARFMLAQIYQAIGQSEAATNILDIGLNYGPPENPQYTQFLLVLLAMREDYESISSVSRKLRAFPQVRDDADMWKKLADLELNALKKSRDFEKLLEYAEEMRAIDPNEPRYEDLEILSKIKLGFIDDALAQMETQPLARKHSPQYRYLEAMIALQTDDLASLDKHYDAIMKWPTNPYPLQGQMIIELEYAGLNDRRDQRITEYLDNYARNAAALELGLRLFYRFQDVAQNDALVASISALQPDKAQNLALVAIQSRIQAQRYTEANQMFQQWLSEVPEESSKQYKWLNQLLITLIEKRQDDRLDLVKYMQENRLPNEAYKITATTLYDANEFETAEHIAESGLKFYPHDEELATLRRESLAQR